Genomic segment of Paraburkholderia agricolaris:
CATATTCCTACCGAAGATCCCGGTATCAGAAAGATGAATGCCGACTATGAGCGGTTGATGAAGCGCCCGATTCCAGAGATGGCCCTTTGGTACAACGAACAGATCGCAGCGGAGATGTTGCTCAAGGCAATTTCACTCGCCGGCACCGACCAGGACGGCGAAAAAATCGCCGCGGCGTTGCGCAACATGGTGCCTGAATCGCGTTACGTGGGCAAAGCAGGCTGGCGCGGCAAGAAGCAGTACGGCATCAATCAGGAGCTTTCATTTCCGGTTGCTGTGAACTTCATCGTGGACGGCAAGCGGGCACCCCAGCAAAAAATCGATATTCCCACCGAGTCCGCCAAGTAGTGTGAATCACGAAAGAGCGCATTGCTGCGCGCAGTAATTGCGGGTTGAGGTATCCAAAAGTTTCCATCACCTTATCTTCCTTAGGAGCGATCCATGACATTCACGGCTACCGGCGATTCCGTCGGCATTTACAAGCATGTTCCGCAACTCGCGCGTATTCGCACCGATGTGCTATTGGGCGATGTCTGGAAGCAACCGGAAATGGCGTACCGCGACCGGATCCTTGTCACGCTCGGCGTGCTCGCAGCCGGCGGCAAACTGGAGGAAATGAAAACCTGGATGGCGCGTGGCGTCGACGCGGGTATCACGCTCGACGAGTTGCGCGGCCTCATCGTCCAGGTGACCTTCTACGCAGGTTGGCCGGCTGGACTATGCGCCGGGAAGGCGGCGCTCGAACTGTTCGAATCCGAAACCAGGTAGACGAGGCATCGTCATGAACATTGGATATATCGGTCTTGGCTCCATGGGTTCCGCGCTTGCGCGCCGCCTGGTGGCCAGGCATAGAGTCATC
This window contains:
- a CDS encoding carboxymuconolactone decarboxylase family protein, giving the protein MTFTATGDSVGIYKHVPQLARIRTDVLLGDVWKQPEMAYRDRILVTLGVLAAGGKLEEMKTWMARGVDAGITLDELRGLIVQVTFYAGWPAGLCAGKAALELFESETR